One Halodesulfurarchaeum sp. HSR-GB genomic window carries:
- a CDS encoding DUF3892 domain-containing protein, whose translation MTSYRIVCTEQDPPSEPHDQAHIVAVGTGNDPDKASRRWELNEVLVAMDGNDEFYTKSESTSQTAEVHKYECGTCGQTTLRSTADETEDNNLNNLRECRGWG comes from the coding sequence ATGACATCGTACCGCATCGTGTGCACGGAACAGGATCCGCCTAGTGAACCGCACGACCAGGCCCACATCGTTGCTGTCGGTACGGGGAATGACCCCGACAAGGCGAGTCGACGCTGGGAACTCAACGAAGTATTAGTCGCGATGGATGGCAATGACGAGTTTTACACCAAAAGCGAGTCTACCAGCCAGACGGCCGAAGTCCATAAATACGAGTGCGGAACCTGCGGCCAAACCACACTTCGTTCCACCGCCGACGAAACTGAAGATAACAACCTCAATAACCTCCGCGAATGCCGAGGCTGGGGCTAA